From the Bdellovibrio reynosensis genome, one window contains:
- a CDS encoding cupin domain-containing protein — protein METNKRHKNVASLSEMKPFESTNGRFSVTAKNLSIPAGAKELGCNWFELPVGKTSFPYHFHTGIEEAIYILKGQGTARIGKDQVEVKEGDFLSFPAGPENAHTLINSGTEPMQYLCFSNHSHVDIMGYPDSKKIGFYATPDPAEWPQKSAWVRMMIKDQPNIDYFEGENKD, from the coding sequence ATGGAAACTAACAAACGACATAAGAATGTAGCTAGTCTTTCAGAAATGAAGCCCTTTGAATCTACGAATGGCCGATTTAGTGTGACCGCAAAGAATCTGTCAATCCCTGCTGGGGCAAAAGAACTTGGATGCAATTGGTTTGAACTACCGGTGGGGAAAACTTCTTTTCCATATCACTTTCATACAGGCATTGAAGAAGCGATCTACATACTAAAAGGTCAAGGCACCGCAAGAATCGGCAAAGACCAAGTGGAAGTTAAAGAGGGTGATTTTCTTTCTTTTCCAGCAGGCCCTGAAAATGCCCACACCTTGATTAATTCAGGAACTGAGCCCATGCAGTACTTATGTTTTTCAAATCATTCCCATGTAGATATCATGGGCTATCCTGATTCAAAGAAGATTGGCTTTTATGCCACTCCAGATCCCGCGGAGTGGCCTCAGAAAAGTGCTTGGGTCAGAATGATGATAAAAGACCAACCCAACATTGATTATTTCGAAGGCGAGAATAAAGACTAA
- a CDS encoding ATP-binding protein translates to MVFKRLFNSSKSQEIKELSEIIRLQQEIATSELELRQLKKLICLRTQEITQAKGAVVEMAEEDSMVYVACTGSLENMLGVKLKIVSSLSGQSVLSRKILYCSDSETDYRVDREACRRVGARSMICVPLFHKSHVVGVLKVVSTEVNAFNEKQINTLTLIAGLLSAVIAIRKSEQAANQGAKIKSEFLANMSHEIRTPINGVVGMTSLLKDTPLNSQQKGFVEIIDTSAKILLGIINDILDLSKIEARKLNLENIDFDLHQTLNEVTRALAFEAEKKTLKLVLTIKAEVPQFVVGDPIRFRQILINLINNAIKFTESGTVEITAQKVGSVDLKTAKVRFDVKDSGIGMSETTVQELFKPFTQADSATTRRFGGTGLGLSICKQLVELMNGDISVKSALNEGSLFSFTLPMHLSAPKAEVKTVTKSVDLSTRKLQILIADDNLTNRLVAGQMVEKMGHQPTIVSNGKEAIEALQVKTFDLVLMDCRMPELDGYQATRLIRASGKNFSQIPIIALTAGAMDEDREACKAAGMSGYLAKPMTYDDLVAAIENQMSKVVV, encoded by the coding sequence ATGGTTTTTAAAAGATTATTCAACAGTTCAAAATCTCAAGAGATCAAAGAGCTTTCTGAGATCATTCGCTTGCAACAAGAAATTGCAACGTCGGAACTTGAACTGCGCCAGCTAAAAAAACTGATTTGTTTGCGTACCCAAGAGATCACACAAGCAAAAGGTGCCGTCGTGGAAATGGCGGAAGAAGACTCCATGGTGTATGTGGCCTGCACTGGTTCATTAGAAAACATGTTGGGCGTAAAGCTTAAGATCGTTTCAAGTCTTTCGGGTCAGTCTGTTCTATCAAGAAAAATTCTTTACTGTTCTGATTCAGAAACTGATTACCGCGTAGACCGCGAGGCTTGCCGTCGCGTCGGCGCTAGATCCATGATCTGCGTTCCGCTATTTCATAAAAGCCATGTTGTTGGAGTTTTAAAAGTTGTTTCCACTGAAGTAAATGCTTTCAATGAAAAACAAATCAATACGCTGACTTTGATTGCCGGCTTGTTAAGTGCAGTTATCGCCATCAGAAAATCTGAACAGGCCGCCAACCAGGGTGCCAAAATTAAGTCAGAATTTTTGGCTAACATGTCCCATGAAATCCGCACGCCCATTAATGGGGTTGTGGGAATGACTTCTTTACTTAAGGACACTCCGCTAAATTCTCAACAAAAAGGATTTGTAGAGATCATTGATACTTCAGCCAAAATTTTATTGGGAATCATCAACGACATTTTGGATTTATCTAAAATTGAAGCCCGTAAGCTGAATTTGGAAAATATTGATTTCGATTTGCATCAGACTTTAAACGAAGTGACTCGCGCTTTGGCCTTTGAAGCTGAAAAGAAGACGTTGAAGCTTGTGTTGACGATTAAGGCAGAGGTCCCTCAGTTTGTAGTGGGTGATCCGATTCGCTTCAGACAGATTCTTATTAACTTAATCAATAACGCCATTAAGTTTACAGAATCTGGCACAGTTGAAATCACGGCTCAAAAAGTTGGAAGTGTAGATTTAAAAACCGCTAAAGTTCGTTTTGACGTGAAAGACAGCGGTATTGGTATGTCTGAAACCACTGTTCAAGAATTATTTAAACCATTTACCCAGGCTGACAGTGCGACCACCCGTCGTTTCGGCGGTACGGGACTTGGTTTATCTATCTGTAAACAACTAGTGGAACTAATGAATGGCGATATTTCAGTGAAGAGCGCGCTAAATGAAGGCTCGCTGTTTTCATTTACCTTGCCGATGCATTTAAGTGCGCCGAAGGCCGAAGTAAAGACTGTCACTAAGTCTGTGGATCTAAGCACTCGTAAACTGCAAATTCTTATTGCTGATGACAACCTGACCAACCGCTTGGTTGCTGGCCAAATGGTAGAAAAAATGGGACATCAACCCACCATCGTGAGCAATGGTAAAGAAGCCATTGAAGCCCTTCAGGTAAAAACCTTTGATCTAGTGCTGATGGACTGTCGCATGCCGGAGCTTGATGGTTATCAAGCCACACGCTTGATTCGCGCTTCGGGAAAAAACTTCAGCCAGATTCCTATTATCGCTCTTACAGCGGGTGCCATGGATGAAGATCGGGAAGCATGTAAAGCGGCAGGCATGTCAGGCTACCTTGCTAAGCCAATGACCTACGATGATCTGGTTGCAGCCATTGAAAACCAGATGTCTAAAGTCGTTGTCTAG
- a CDS encoding SgcJ/EcaC family oxidoreductase — protein MKLTIHHEEENEVRLLYYKLIEAWNNRSAADMANLFQDEGNLIGFDGSFIEGQSEIGKHLATVFFDHPTASFVQKIRKIQFISAHVAKLHAIAGMVPPGGKDINPAVNAIQSLIATKENDVWKVALFQNTPAAFHGRPHMVEEMTEELQEELTENSRAPEGAQGF, from the coding sequence ATGAAACTAACTATCCATCATGAAGAAGAAAATGAAGTGCGTCTGCTTTACTACAAATTGATTGAGGCTTGGAACAATCGAAGTGCAGCAGATATGGCAAACCTTTTCCAAGACGAAGGAAACCTTATTGGTTTTGACGGCAGCTTCATTGAAGGTCAGTCAGAAATTGGAAAACATCTTGCGACTGTTTTTTTCGATCATCCCACGGCTTCGTTTGTGCAAAAGATCAGAAAAATTCAGTTCATTTCTGCGCACGTGGCGAAACTTCACGCGATTGCTGGAATGGTTCCTCCTGGCGGTAAAGACATCAACCCGGCAGTGAATGCCATTCAAAGTTTAATCGCGACTAAAGAAAATGATGTTTGGAAAGTGGCGTTATTTCAGAATACGCCCGCGGCTTTCCACGGCAGACCCCACATGGTCGAAGAAATGACGGAAGAGCTGCAAGAAGAACTCACTGAAAATTCCCGGGCACCCGAAGGCGCCCAAGGTTTCTAA
- a CDS encoding class-III pyridoxal-phosphate-dependent aminotransferase: MNLRQLDEKYLSRSSDPENIEVIKTKGSFIYDAKGKKYIDFTMGWCVGNVGWNNDEIRRKLKSFNGPEYVTPHHLYKSWVELARQLAQITPGKLQKSFRATGGTEAVELALQAAISHTRRHKFISIEGAYHGDSIAARSVGSPDFGRWHPLFPCYRLSPPLDEACADSAEKWLKNRDIAAVIMEPVICNLGVLIPEQKFMERIQELCKKYGTLFIVDEVATGFGRTGKMFASEHFNLEPDILCVAKAITAGFAPLGATITTEEVAKSMMSHETGYYSTYGWHPRSVDAALATIQFLLKHQERLESNTLDMGAYFSERLNQMNFKGKVEINVMGLAIGVHLKNKNYGEDIVEKARRRELLLSESDSGFTMFPALDIDFKTAKAGLDIIEDCI, translated from the coding sequence ATGAATTTAAGACAACTCGACGAAAAATATTTATCCCGCAGTTCAGATCCTGAAAATATTGAAGTTATTAAAACTAAAGGCAGTTTTATCTACGATGCCAAAGGTAAAAAGTATATCGATTTTACCATGGGTTGGTGTGTGGGAAACGTCGGTTGGAATAACGACGAAATTCGCCGCAAACTAAAAAGTTTTAATGGCCCTGAGTATGTAACCCCTCATCATTTGTATAAGTCCTGGGTAGAACTAGCACGACAGTTAGCTCAAATCACCCCAGGGAAATTGCAGAAAAGCTTTAGGGCTACGGGCGGCACAGAAGCTGTTGAGCTTGCACTGCAAGCAGCTATCAGTCATACGCGCAGACATAAATTTATTTCGATTGAAGGTGCTTATCATGGCGACTCGATCGCTGCCCGCAGTGTGGGTTCACCAGATTTTGGGAGGTGGCATCCTCTTTTTCCGTGTTACCGGTTATCACCTCCATTAGATGAGGCTTGCGCAGATTCAGCGGAAAAATGGCTGAAAAATCGCGACATTGCAGCTGTGATTATGGAGCCTGTGATCTGCAATCTTGGAGTTCTTATCCCTGAGCAAAAATTCATGGAACGTATCCAAGAGTTGTGCAAAAAATATGGAACATTGTTCATCGTTGATGAAGTTGCTACAGGCTTTGGTAGAACCGGTAAAATGTTTGCAAGTGAACATTTTAATCTAGAACCAGATATCTTATGCGTCGCTAAGGCTATCACCGCGGGATTTGCGCCATTAGGAGCTACGATCACTACGGAAGAAGTCGCTAAATCCATGATGAGTCATGAAACCGGATACTATTCTACTTATGGCTGGCATCCGCGTAGTGTGGATGCAGCCTTAGCTACAATTCAATTTCTTTTAAAGCATCAGGAGCGTTTAGAAAGTAACACTCTGGACATGGGCGCTTATTTTTCGGAGCGACTGAATCAAATGAACTTTAAGGGCAAAGTCGAAATCAACGTGATGGGTTTAGCGATTGGTGTGCATTTAAAGAATAAAAACTATGGCGAAGACATTGTCGAAAAGGCCCGTAGACGTGAACTTTTATTATCCGAATCTGACAGTGGATTTACAATGTTCCCGGCTTTGGATATCGATTTTAAAACCGCCAAAGCAGGGCTTGATATCATCGAAGACTGTATTTAG
- a CDS encoding ROK family protein, which translates to MKKKTYTIGFDLGGTKLAAALLDNNGTMLDFIKVPVDMKREKSAVQTQKRVIGLMADIALDFKQRFPKETTGKNFLGIGLASAGPLNAAEGKLIHPVNYPGWKIVPIRDLVEKEVVKRGFKTKVYFQHDATAAALAEGWVGGGAGMSSFAVVSVGTGVGSGVIFNGFPAQSRGMGSEYGHTIVDFKKLQESPDKLHHCTVEGVASGTGLLRRAKEMGFQGSSVEELVASKDAKYQVLFKEMSWALACLCYDLSIGYNLERIFLSGGLIKIKNLYFNDLKSHYKRMIQQMNPAFECKIEVAKTKNHAGVLGAGYLPYLALKK; encoded by the coding sequence ATGAAAAAAAAGACTTACACCATTGGTTTTGATCTTGGCGGTACTAAATTAGCGGCAGCTTTACTTGATAACAACGGCACTATGCTTGATTTCATCAAAGTGCCTGTTGATATGAAACGCGAAAAATCTGCCGTGCAAACTCAAAAAAGAGTTATTGGCCTGATGGCTGATATTGCCCTGGATTTCAAACAACGCTTCCCTAAAGAAACTACTGGCAAAAACTTTTTAGGAATTGGTTTAGCAAGCGCGGGTCCATTGAACGCTGCTGAAGGGAAATTGATTCATCCGGTGAATTACCCTGGCTGGAAAATCGTTCCTATCCGTGACTTGGTTGAAAAAGAAGTCGTAAAACGTGGCTTTAAAACAAAAGTTTACTTCCAACACGATGCCACTGCAGCTGCATTAGCTGAAGGCTGGGTTGGCGGCGGCGCGGGTATGAGCTCTTTTGCTGTCGTGAGTGTGGGCACTGGCGTTGGTTCAGGCGTCATTTTTAATGGTTTCCCAGCGCAAAGCCGCGGCATGGGTTCAGAGTATGGTCACACCATCGTTGATTTTAAAAAGCTTCAAGAAAGCCCTGATAAACTTCACCATTGCACGGTGGAAGGTGTTGCTTCAGGCACGGGTCTTTTAAGAAGAGCGAAAGAAATGGGTTTTCAGGGAAGCTCAGTTGAAGAGTTGGTGGCTTCAAAAGATGCAAAATACCAAGTTCTTTTTAAAGAGATGTCTTGGGCCTTAGCTTGTCTTTGTTATGATCTTTCTATTGGTTATAACTTAGAACGAATCTTTTTATCTGGTGGTTTGATTAAAATTAAAAACCTTTATTTTAACGATCTAAAAAGCCACTACAAACGCATGATTCAACAAATGAACCCTGCTTTTGAATGTAAGATCGAAGTAGCTAAGACGAAAAACCACGCGGGTGTTCTAGGTGCTGGTTATCTTCCGTATTTAGCTCTTAAAAAATAG
- a CDS encoding L,D-transpeptidase, with protein MKTKPSTLVMSFLLSLILSPNVNAQGEQTTRADVQEDRIPNMIEELDPFDPNVEEILEYYDRVYEEETGKSAHLEPSINEIIGLATCYRSSCAVWIQVVKSSQRAYLYQNGSLRGSWLVSTGISGRGTPNFDKHPNGRIYDRYTSSRYPGGDYNGLGNMPYAVFISGGFALHGTPQGNWPKLGTRASHGCIRMHPNNAYMFNRLVRAVGKTNVWITVQ; from the coding sequence ATGAAAACAAAACCTTCAACCCTAGTAATGAGTTTCCTGCTTTCCCTAATACTTTCCCCGAATGTAAATGCGCAGGGCGAGCAAACGACAAGGGCAGATGTGCAAGAGGACAGAATTCCTAACATGATCGAAGAGCTAGATCCATTTGATCCCAACGTTGAAGAAATATTAGAGTACTACGATAGAGTTTATGAAGAAGAGACTGGGAAATCCGCTCATCTTGAACCATCAATTAATGAGATCATCGGTTTAGCTACCTGCTATCGCAGCAGCTGTGCTGTATGGATCCAAGTGGTGAAATCATCACAACGTGCTTACCTTTACCAAAACGGTAGTTTAAGAGGTTCCTGGTTAGTATCTACTGGCATTTCAGGACGAGGCACACCTAACTTTGATAAACATCCCAACGGACGTATTTACGATCGCTATACATCCTCTAGATATCCAGGTGGAGATTATAATGGCTTAGGCAATATGCCTTATGCTGTCTTTATTAGCGGTGGTTTTGCTTTGCATGGAACGCCACAAGGCAACTGGCCAAAACTTGGAACAAGAGCTTCCCATGGTTGCATCCGAATGCATCCTAATAATGCTTATATGTTCAATCGACTCGTAAGAGCTGTAGGTAAAACAAACGTGTGGATCACAGTTCAATAG